One region of Acropora muricata isolate sample 2 unplaced genomic scaffold, ASM3666990v1 scaffold_756, whole genome shotgun sequence genomic DNA includes:
- the LOC136908180 gene encoding tetratricopeptide repeat protein 28-like, translating into MDEHDGKGRDLDSQRSDFQLLGGLQTLHDSFKKHVIISVEKGDGTDEGNSYRALGIAYFSLGDFRKAIEYHKKDLKTAIEVGDRAGEGEAYGNLGNAYRSLGDFRKAIEYYEKDFKIAIEVGDRAGEGGAYGNLGVAYRSLGDFRKAIEYHEKDLKIAIEIGDRAGRGRAYGNLGVAYKSLGDVRKAIEYHEKHLKIAIEIGDRAREGRAFANLGNAYKSLGDFFKAFEYYEKHLKIAIEIGDRAGEGGACANLGIAYKSLGDFQKAIQYHEKDLKIAVVLGDRAGKGRAYANLGNAYNSLGDFPKAIEYHEKHLKITIEINDRAGEGRAYGNLGNAYNSLGDFRKAIEYHEKHLKSAIEIGDRAGEGRAYGNLGNGYKSLGDFRKAIACHEKDLKIAIEIDDRAGEGRAYGNLGNAYRSLGDFRKAIECHEKDLKIAKEIGGRAEEGGAYGNLGNAYFSLGDFRKAIECHEKDLKIAIEIDDQAGKGRAYSNLGNAYMSLSDFRKAIEYHEKHLKIAIEIADRAGEGGAFGNLGNAYFSLGDFRKAIEYHEKHLKIAIEIDDRAGEGGAYGNLGNAYDLLGDFQKAIEYHEKDLKIAIEIGYRAGEGTAYHNIGNGYSGLGQFDIAVGNFVSAVDVWNSLRSLLKSEGNLKMKFRDRYEMTYTSLWRSLLRIRKINEALLAADQGRAQTLYDDLLIQYGLASSLSFATFDSKETTIRLFTELSAQMIFLGLEGLKINIWFLSRGQKVAFRQGMLEADITEKDPIRALLQSALRKIGAEVKVRCEDRTFDRSDNECPSSKEVFEEVEKSCECSENPFRPFYDAVIGPIVDLLGSQFDELVIVSDGALCFTPWAAIVESIRIRTVPSLTSYQLISSVPEGHHKKTGALLVGNPCLNELKEPPPDLPCAQEEVEMIASILNTRPLTGREATKAEVIKRMSSVGLIHIAAHGNKRTGEIALSPNPGWTSKFPQQKDFILKMSDVQAANLRALLVVLSCCHSGRGRILKGEGVVGIARAFLAAGARSVLISLWAIDDEATMVFMKNFYQHLKEGKTASAAIHQAMKSLRESEKFSEMRYWAPFQLIGDDVKIEFEADDDVKS; encoded by the coding sequence ATGGATGAACACGACGGGAAAGGAAGAGACCTCGACAGTCAAAGATCAGATTTCCAGTTACTGGGTGGCTTACAAACACTTCATGACTCTTTTAAAAAACATGTGATTATTAGCGTTGAGAAAGGTGATGGAACCGATGAGGGAAACTCCTATCGAgctctcggtattgcttacttttcactgggtgacttccgaaaagccattgagtatcataaaaaagacttgaaaactgcaatagaagtcggtgatcgggcgggagaaggagaagcctatggaaatctcggtaatgcttatagGTCACTGGGagacttccgaaaagctattgagtattatgaaaaagactttaaaattgcaatagaagtcggtgatcgggcgggagaaggaggagcctatggaaatctcggtgttgcttacaggtcactgggtgacttccgaaaagccattgagtatcatgaaaaagacttaaaaattgcaatagaaatcggtgatcgggccggaagaggacgagcctatggaaatctcggtgttgcttacaagtcactgggtgacgtccgaaaagccattgagtatcatgaaaaacacttgaaaattgcaatagaaatcggtgatcgggccagagaaggacgagcctttgcaaatcttggtaatgcttacaagtcgCTGGGTGACTTCTTTAAAGCctttgagtattatgaaaaacacttgaaaattgcaatagaaatcggcgatcgggctggagaaggaggagcctgtgcaaatcttggtattgcctacaagtcactaggtgacttccaaaaagccattcagtatcatgaaaaagacttgaaaattgcagtagtacttggtgatcgggccggaaaaggacgagcctatgcaaatctcggtaatgcttacaactcactgggtgacttcccaaaagccattgaatatcatgaaaaacacttgaaaattacaatagaaatcaatgatcgagccggagaaggacgagcctatggaaatctcggtaatgcttacaactcactgggtgacttccgaaaagccattgagtatcatgaaaaacacttgaaaagtgcaatagaaatcggtgatcgggcaggagaagggcgagcctatggaaatctcggtaatggttacaagtcactgggtgacttccgaaaagccattgcgtgtcatgaaaaagacttaaaaattgcaatagaaatcgatgatcgggctggagaaggacgagcctatggaaatcttggtaatgcttacaggtcactgggtgactttcgaaaagccattgagtgtcatgaaaaagacttaaaAATTGCGAAAGAAATCGGTGGTCGGGCcgaagaaggaggagcctatggaaatctcggtaatgcttacttttcactgggtgacttccgaaaagccattgagtgtcatgaaaaagacttgaaaattgcaatagaaatcgatgATCAGGCCGGAAAAGGACGAGCCTAttcaaatctcggtaatgcatACATGTCACTGAgcgacttccgaaaagccattgagtatcatgaaaaacacttgaaaattgcaatagaaatcgctgatcgggctggagaaggaggagcctttggaaatctcggtaatgcttacttttcgctgggtgacttccgaaaagccattgagtatcatgaaaaacacttgaaaattgcaatagaaatcgatgatcgggccggagaaggaggagcctatggtaatctcggtaatgcttacgacttaCTTGGTGACTTccagaaagccattgagtatcatgaaaaagacttgaagattgcaatagaaattggttatcgggccggagaaggaacggcttatcacaatattggtaACGGATACTCTGGGCTTGGACAGTTTGACATTGCGGTgggtaattttgtttccgctgtggatGTGTGGAATAGTTTGAGATCTCTATTGAAGTCTGAAggtaatttgaaaatgaaatttcgcgATCGGTATGAGATGACGTACACTTCCTTATGGAGGTCATTGCTAAGAATTAGAAAGATCAACGAGGCTTTGCttgctgctgatcaaggacgagcgcagactttgtatGACGATTTGCTGATTCAATATGGACTCGCTTCATCCTTATCATTCGCCACATTTGACTCCAAGGAGACTACAATtcgcctcttcacagagctttctgCACAAATGATCTTTCTCGGACTCGAAGGACTTAAAatcaacatttggtttttgagcaggggacagaaagttgcatttcgacAAGGGATGCTAGAGGCTGATATCACAGAGAAAGATCCCATACGCGCCTTACTACAATCAGCTCTAAGAAAAATCGGAGCTGAAGTTAAGGTTAGatgcgaagatcgcacatttgatcgATCAGACAATGAATGTCCGTCTAGCAAAGAAGTGTTTGAAGAGGTGGAAAAGTCATGCGAATGTTCAGAGAATCCTTTcaggccattttatgatgcagttattggtcCAATcgttgacttgcttggatctcAATTCGACGAGCtggtcattgtttctgacggtgcgctgtgctttacaCCATGGGCCGCAAttgttgaatcgattaggattcgcactgtcccctctcttaccagttatcaattgatctcaagtgtacccgagggccatcacaagaagacaggagcgcttttggtcggaaatccgtgcttaaatgAGTTGAAGGAACCTCCACctgacttaccatgtgctcaagaggaagtagaaatgattgcatcaattcttaacaccagacccctaacagggagagaggcaacaaaagctgaagtgataaaacggatgtcgtcagttggtctaattcacattgctgcccacggaaacaagcgcactggagaaattgccttatctccaaaccctggatggacatCCAAGTTCCCTCAACAAaaagatttcattttgaaaatgtccgatgtacaggcggccaatcttcgagctcttcttgttgtcttaagttgctgtcacagtggacgaggcagaattttgaagggtgagggtgtggtcggtatcgcacgtgccttcttggcagctggtgctcgttctgtgttgatatccctgtgggcaatagacgacgaagctaccatggtgttcatgaaaaacttctaccaacacctaaaagaaggaaaaaccgccagtgctgctattCACCAAGCGATGAAATCCCTCCGTGAATCTGagaagttttctgagatgaggtactgggctccatttcaacttatcggagatgacgtcaagattgaattcgaggcggatgatgacgtcaaaagtTAG